TCTCCCCAAAACACACTGGGACGCAGTCTTACTACCTCCCTCCAACACTCAGCCACCCAAAGTTACACCAGCATCCACCTACAGACTCAGGTCTAAACATCCCAACTCCTAGGGCTACAACTGCCTGGATATAGGCCTGCTCATGCTTCCCCACGCTGTAGGCCTTGGCTCTTGGTTCTCTCTTAAGCATAGTCCCAGAGGGTCCTCTCCTTTTAAAACCCTGCTCTGATCTATGCACCAGATGCCCACCTGGCAGCAGCGATTTCCTGGCGCTGGCGGGCAGCACTCACAGCTCGACGGGCACCTTCGACAGCCCTGTCCACCTTCTCCTTGACTTTGCCCCGTCTAAgggccagaggcaggaggctgcGGACACGTCCCCCATGCACCAGCCGGTTGCGCTTGTACTTGCCCTCCTCGCGGGAGCCATCGGGCCGGGTGGTGCGCCCATATCCGTGCCTTCTGTTGCCCAGCCACTCGCCTTCGTAGCGTAGCCCGTTGGATCTCTGGCTTACTCCATAGCCACTGCGCCGGTCTGCACGCCACTCACCAGCGTACACCTCAGTGGCTGAGCCCTCGATGAGGGCGGGTGGCGCTGGGATAGGGGGCCCGCTGGCCTCGGAGCCCGGGGGTCCTGTGCTGCCCACTTCGCTGCTCACCTCACTGCGTAGAGATCCCCTCTTGCTGCCCAGGGAGCTGCGGCGCCCACCAGCCCGGAGCCCGCTGAGCAGCAATGACCGGCGGAAGAATCCACCTGCTGCTGGGGTGCGCTTACGGGAGGATGCCCCATTGGCGTCCCCTGGCCCAGCTAGCACGAAGCCGCCTCGGGAGCcggaggctgggctgcctcctTCATCTCCTGGTAGGGGTAGAGGAGGAGGCGGCGTTGGGGGGTCGCTGTGGCCCGAGTCCAGGGAGGTGCGGCGGGGTGAGCGCAGAAGCGCCGCCTGGTGGTAGGGTACACTCTGGCGCACCCCGTAGCCGTGGCGCTTCCCGGCCTGCCACTGGCCTTGGTAGGTGCCTGGGGATGCATAGGAGTTAAAGAATTAGAACACTTCACTGGGCTCCCAAACCCAGCAATCCGTGGTCCCAAAGCCCATAGAAGCACAAGTGATAGgtgagagagacagaagcagtTAGTGTGGAGATCTGGAAAGGGACAGGCCAGGCTTCGTTGGCAGGTGTGGAAGAGCAGATGAAGACAGGTGGGTACCATAACATATGTGGATTTTGGCAGTGTCCAGTGGACTGGGGAAAGGCAGAGAAACCGGCAGGCTGGAGTGTATGAAGGACAGGTGGCCCAGAGGCTGTGATGCACAGGCTGACAGGTGGTggtgagtaaaaaaaaaaaaaaaaaaaaggcacgtGACAGGCAAACAGGACGGCAGGGTACAAGCTGGAAGAATACATGTTAGGTGGAGAGGGGTCAGGCAGGTAGAGAGGGCAGGTgggaggggcaggcagatctgggTGAGGGAGAGGCATGCAGGAGAATGTCACAAGAGGAAGTTGTgagtatggtggtggtggtggtggtgggagaggcaggaagataggggGTGGGGTCCTGGGCTGGGGGGATGGTGTGAGGGACACACGGGAACACTGGAAACAGAAGGCTGGCGCTCCGCACGCATATGGCTGGGGAAGGAGGATGGAGGATGGGACTTGCTAGCAGGGCGTGGAGGGCGGAAGGCTGGGGAAGGCACGCGCGCCGCAGGCCGGCGGGAGGCGCACGCGGACGGGCAGACAGTAGTGGGCCGGGCCCCGCACCTCCATCGGAGTAGGTCTCGGTGCCGTAGCCGTCCTGGAAGCCGTCCTTCCAGAGCCCGGCGTAGCGCAGGCCGGACACGCTCTCCCAAACGCCGCTGCGCCCCTTCAGCCCGCCCAGCCACTCGCCGCGGTAGGTCCAGCGGCTCTTGCGCTCCACGCCCAGCCCTTCACGCTTGCCCTGCTGCCAGTGGCCCTGGTAGCTGTGTCCGCCGGGCCCCGTGAAGACACCCAGCGACTCGAAGCCGTGCGCCCAGCAGCCGCTGTACTCTCCCTGGGCGCCGGGCCCGGTGCACACGCCGTAGCCATGTGCCCGCCCCGCCTCCCAGCCCCCCACGTAGCAGCCCCCGTCGTCAAAGTCGAACTTGCCCCCGGGGGACATGCATGTAGTTAGCGCGGCCTCAGCCCCCCGGCGGCTCAGCgcatcctggggctggagagccgGCTGGGGGCCTGGGGACCGGGTGAGGCCTGGGGGCGGGAGCAGTTAGACCGGGGCTGGGCGGAGGGGCCCCAGCGCGGGCAGGCAGGGCCGGACCCTCATCCTGAGTGGCTGCGGAGAAAGAGGGGTGCAAGTAGAGAGCGAGGCAAGTGGAGAGCGAGGTCCCCTTCTTTGCCTGCCGCTCCCTGCCGGTGGCTCTAGGGCATCAGCACCGCCCTCCagccctcctcccatccccccctgGGCAGCATCTTTCAGCAGCTTCCAAGCAGTGAGGGCAAGGGGGCTTTCCCATCCCTCCCAACTTGTAAAGGGCTCCTCCCGGGACTTGGGGTCCCAGCCCTGATCCGGAGTCCTACTTCCCCAACCTAGAACCCCAGACTGTGGATGGCAGTTGGAGGTGGGGGACTTGGGAGGGGCCTGCGCAGGGTCTTTCGACACCTGCTTTTCTGGCTATTTGGACCCCTCTGCCTTGATCCTTTGGCTTCACTAGCAAACCCGGGTGCGGGGGAGGCGGGAGGTGAAAATGTAGCTAGAAATCCGGACCCAGGTGGGCCGATGATAGGatagggatgggggggggggggctacgAGGGTAGGGGTGGGCAGATTGGCGAAAGGGAGGGGACAGGTTACTCACCATGTGGGCTGGGGCTCAGGCTGCCTCCCGGGCGCAGTTTCCATGTCAGGGTCCCTCCACTCACACCTCACCCGGACAAGCCAAGCCCCCTTCCCTTCCGGAAAGACTGATACACCcagagaaggaaggtgggggaGCTATGGGATAGTCCCCTCTCTCCTCGGCTGAAGGTGCAGGCTAGTGCTGGGGGTGAGGTAGTGGCAGGGTGGGGGGTGAGAATGAgtgtaaggggaaaaaaaaaatctgccttgaACGGAGACAGCAGAGAGGAGCCTGGAGCTGGATGCGAAAGAGGAGGGGGCTATCAAGAgagggtgtttttattttttttcttcttatggttgggagaagaaaaaaaaatcaaaattccaaTTCCATCCCAGCACAAATCAATGTTTGCTCCAAACCCAGCATCAAGGGGGAGGCTGGGCCAGGCAGATTTAAAGGGGCAGAGAGGAgcggagaggagaggagagggtggggagaagAGTCAATGGCAATGATGGGGGTGGTGAGAGGATGCCCCGGCAGAAAAAAATGGGGGCTTACTACCCCTGAGGTGAGGAAGAAGGCAGGTGGAGAGGAGAATGGGAGGCGCAGAGACCCCCACGGTGGAAAGAAACCCTGGCAAGCAGGCAGGGAGTGGAGTGAGgcggaggggaggggagagaagctAGGGGGAGGAGTCTGAGCTTAAgatggggaggcagggggaggccAGAgccaggtgggggaggagagatgctGGGGAGACCGGGAGGGCGAGAGGAATACAAAGAATGAGGTGCAGGGGTGAGACTTAAGGCGGAGTGGTGGAGGGGGGAACACACCCGGCCTGGGAGACCTATTCCAGTGCTGATGAGAGATGGCTAGGGAGAGAAGCTGGGGAGGACGGAAggagggaaacagaaacagatagGGAGCCGAAGAGAGCGAAATAAGGGTTGTGATGGGTAGAAAGCTCTGCAGAGAAAGGGCAGGCATGGGAATAgaaatccaggcaggaagagCCCAGATTGAGACAGGAGGCCCGGAAGTTGTGTCTGTGGGGACCCTGGGGAGAGGGATGAACCTGCCAGCTGCTTGGCCCGAAGCCAGGAAGCATTTGAGCTTGGATACCTCTGTCCATTCATCTCAAACTCCTCTTCAAGACCGTGCCCACcctctcacagtttcagaggtagcTTGAAAGACCCCGCCTCCAGCCCCCAGGAAGCCCCACTATGCTAATATGCACCAACTGTTTCTGTCTGGTTATCCCTCTGAAGGGAGCGTCTGAAGGGATATTTTAATAGGGGGATCAAGTTTGAGGAGGCCATCAAGATCTGAGGGGTCTGGAGTCTCTTATTTTGCAAGATAGAATCAAAGACACATGGGTTTGCTTGAGCAGACCCTCGCTGTGGCCCCTTCAGCCTACCACCCTCTTTCCCTATCACTCACCAGAGTGACAGTAGCTAGACCACACTGGTATTGACGGTCTGCAggctgtttccctccctcctcaacTTCTTCAGGCTGCCTCCAGTTCAGTGCCTGCTCTTAAGCATTTTAGGGATTGAAGCACTGTCCAATCATACACAGCAGTGTGACCAATCAAGTCTGCtcaattgcttttgttttcccatagaaTCTGGTCCCTGCTGCCTACCCATAGCCTCACACCTTATTTAAAGAGAACTAAAGCCCAGGAGGAGAAGCTACTCACCAAGGGCCACATAGCAGAGGTGGCAAAGCTGGAATCAgaccagattttttattttttattttttatttttttgagacagggtttctctgtgctttggaggctgacctggaactctctctgtacaccaggctggctccaaactcacagagatccgcctgcttctgcctccctagtgctgggattaaaggcatgcgccaccaccgcctgacttcagacttcatattttatttttcttggtgctGGGATGTGTTCTATTGCTGGACTCATAGCTATTTTAGGATTATTTGAGCCCTTCAATTACTCCCAGGAGTCTGTGCTTGAGGGCATCCCCTAAGGTCAAGGGTTACATTGGATCAAATAAAGAGTGTGAAGATTGTAATAAATAAGGATTTCtttcctcagacctataatggctccctctaatatggtgtctctcatcctgctctcctctattcttcttccaactcaatatttctgcttctgcatttcctcctctcctctcctcttctctcattctggtggctccctctcccctaccctcatgctcccaattagctcaggagttcctgccccttcccattcctggggtccatgcatttttcccttagagtccttcttgtttcctagtttatttggtgaagaggattgtaggctggtaatcctttgctctatgtctaaaattcatatatgagtgagtacatatcatgtttgtgtttttgtgactgggctgcctcactcaggatggtttcttctagtttcatccatttgcctgcaaatttcaagattctgttgtttttttctgctgagcagtaggtccgaggagagatctggcactagggagatttccagagacacgaactgacaatctaggcaatggtgttgaggataacctaaatgcccctctcctataatgagactgatgactactttttatgccatcctagagccctcatccagtggctgatggaagcagaggcagacacccacagatatacactgaactgaactctggaacttagttgcagagagggaggaatgaagatcaaaggggtcagtaccaggctggtgaaacccacagaaacagctgacttgtacaagggggagcacatggaccccagactgctgtctgggaggccagcacaggactgatccagacccctgaacatggatgtcaattagaaggcctccacactctaggaggcccctggtagtgtattaatatttttcccaggtgtaagaagggactttgagagcccatcccacatgaagggatgcactctcggcctggacacatgggagagggactAGGccgggcccaggatgatgtggtggactttggggagcccccatcgagggccctactctgcctggggagtggaaggtggatggggtggggggtaggttgaggGTAGGGGGataggggttgggggaggggagggagaaaggattgacatgtgaaataagcttgttcctaatttgaactaatacaaaattacaaaaatataagGATTTCTTTTgcattgtgattttatttttcccgagacagggtttctctgtgtagtcctggctgtcccagaactcactctgtaaaccaggctgtcctcaattcacagagacccacctgcttctgcttcctgatcgCTGgaattaaagcatgcaccaccactgctcagagtgccttgtgtttttcttatatattttatgtagtgtgtgtgtgtgtgtgtgtgtgtgtgtgtgagagagagagagagagagagagagagagagagagagagagagagagagagagatcagaggataacttcttCAGAAGTCATTGTCTTCTgtcctgttgttgtttttgttgtgcagtgtgtactccaggctagctggccagagCCTTCAATGGGttcccctgcctctacttcccatttCCCCTTAGGAGTGCTAGGCTTGTAGATGAGGGCATCTTGTTTTTTACCTTAGTTTCTcagcttgaactcaggttgtaggcttgtgtggcaaactgctgagccatatccctaCCTCACATTAGTTTTTTCCTAAAAATTTAAGCCTCCAGGGAAGGGacaactcttatttatttatttatttatttatttatttatttatttatttatttgagacagggtctcattatgtagcccaggtccATAGTATTCattattctcctgcttcagcctcctgaatgctgggattgcatgcaAGGCCACCATACCCAGTAGGGACCACATCTTTAAAGCGTTCAGAACAAAATAGGGCAGTACCAAGTACTGGGGATGtgtagcttagtggcagagttTGTCCCTAGCATgaacaaggccctgagttcattcccagcaccagaaccaaacaacaacaaaacccagggcTATGGTCCACTTGGTGCATGATAGTCGGTGGGGAgttcattgattgattgattgattgattgattcattcattcgttTCTCATTAAGCATCTGCATACTCACTGTGAACTAGGTTGGCTTATGTCCAGGGATTAGAGATAGTTTATACTGCAGACAATGGTTCGTACTGCAGACAAGCATGTCTAGTCTATTGAGGGCCATGGCAAGTTCATAGGGTGGGAATAGTACTTAAAAAATGGAACTTAATTTAGGCTGTCTCACCCAGGAAAGAGGAATTTACGATAGATTGGATACAAGGGGGTTCTGAGGAAGGCACAGCTGCATTGCTTGCACTAgattttcagttgttctgtcttCATAGTGTCTTACTCCAAAGGCTCCCCCTCTCcctaagaaaaggggaaaaaaagagaagagaacatacatacataaatacacgcACGCACACTCGCATGCTCTCAGGTGCgtgcccacacacaccaggggaaCTGTGACTTATTAtttgtttctagttttaaaaattttattattttgtgtgtatgggtgtcttgcctgaatgtatgtctgtgcacaatggaggccagaagaaggcactggattgGGTTCTCGGGCagtggagttgcagacagttgtgagctaccatgtgagtgctgggaatcaaacctggatcctccggaagaccagtcagtgctcttttagctgctgagccatctctctgcccttatctatctatctatctatctatctatctatctatctatctatcatcatcatcatcatctaactatctatctaatctattgCACTGTTAGTAACCGAACCCATGATCTAACCCATGAGGTTTTCttgcttctcctcccctcctctccctttctcttccctcctctccctcctccctacttttgtgaaatagggtctcattctgaatctcagactggcctcaaatacGGGACTCATCCTCTGCTTaacctctcaaattctgggattaaagacatgttccttcagatcttatttttttttccaatttatttattttttgactgGGTTTTACTATGGAAcccagcctgtccttgaactaccaatcctcctgctttggcaTCTCTGGACCCCAcctgttcctgttcctgctgGTGAAAGGGTGCCAGGGGTAAGTAGAAGTTGGGAACAGTGCCTTGTTGACAGGGTAACTGTAAAGCTATTCTGAGGGTCAAATTAAGGTACAGTATTTGGTGAAGTCCCGAGAAAATCTTGGAAGGCATACCCTGAAATGTATGGGTCGCACATATTTCCCTGAGGGAGCTAGCCTTCTGGCCTGTCCCTAATGGTCACTACCGTCATCTCTTTCCATAGGGATGGacacttgttatttttatttttatttccagagagtgaactggtttttttttttttgtcacaattTACAAATGTAAAAGTGTCATGGAGAAAGGAGCTGGTGTTAGCTGGAGCCAGGTCCCATGCTTGGCACTCCATCTGAGTTAGCTCATCCACTCCTTACAGCAACAGTAACTGAGCAGTCTAGGCTGGGAGCCAGAGCTGGGCTTCCTAAAGGGACAAAGCCAAGCACTTTACCTGGTATTTCTGAGCTGCAGCTGGCCTGACTCTAAAATGGGAATATCACAGCGTATCGAGGGTTGAAATGACTGCTTGTGAACAGTATGTATGATAATATATGGAGATAAAACCATTTAGTATAGTGCCCTCCCAGGGAATGCTAAACGCCTAGCAAATGGTGGCTTGAAAAATAGCTTggcatcatttcatttttatagaaaCTGAATCTGGATCTAGACGTTATTTAATGTGCTAATATGAAGCAGCTCTTGGAATTTAGTATATTTCAGATTTCCAAGTTAGCATGTGTGTTTCTCATTGTGAAGACAAAGAACGTAATGGAGGAAGGATTTCTTCTTTCTCACAGTCTGAGGATACAGGTCCATCACAGCGGGGAAGACACAGAAGCAGGAGCTCGAGGAGGCCGGTAATTCCTCTCTGGGATTAGCTGGGAAGTAgaggactgactgactgactgactgactgaagtTGCTCAGGTCTCTTCCTCCCTTTTATTTACTCTAAGACACAAGCCTGTGGAGGTGGTGCCACCTGCATCCAGAATGGGCCTTCCCTCTTCAGTCACACCTCTCTGGAAAAgccctcatagacacacccagaggtgtatttccatggtgactctaaatccTGTTAAATTGACAAAATTATCCATGCTTTAACAAATGCATTTGGGGAAAGTAAGACCTCCACTGTAGAATTATAAAAATCAAGCACAATATCAAAAAAAAGAACTTCTGTAGTCTCCTTGTATAACAAGCACCTtagcatattttcttttgagattctatttttattttatgtgtatgtttgctgaaaatgtgtctgtgcaccaggtACATGCAGTATccagaaaggccagaagagggcattgcattCCTTGCAAGAGGAGTTATAGATGgctttgtgctgggaattgaacccaggtcttctggaagagtgtTTCCCTTTGGTGTATTTGAAAATACCTTCTTTGTAGCTTTTATTTAACAGTTTGTTGTGTTATATTTATAAGTTTGTATCATATTTCTTCACTTGTCTAtacattataaacattttttcctGTCATTAAAATATCCTTGAatcaaaaacgaaacaaaacaaaaatatccttGAATCTTGAATCGCTGCCAATTTTTGACTGTCTGGGTGTGCTAAAGCTTGCTAACCTACTCTAGAAGAGAATttttttatgacattttcatgtttctttcttttctttttttttttttgcgaaaGGATTTAATTGtttaactctggctgtcctggaactcactatgtagaccaggccgtccttgaactcacaaagatcaacttgcttctgtctcctgagtgctgggatcaaaggcatgagccaccacatctggatcCATACTAATTTTTAATAGCACAAACATGGAAatattagctgggtgtggtggcattcATCTTCAATACCAGcatctgggaggtagaggcaggtagatctctgagttgaaggccagcctggtctactagtaAGTTCAGAACagacaggactacatagagagactgtctcaaaaacaaccaaacaacacccccccaaaacccaccaccaaaacaaacaaacaaaaaaaccctaaagttAATGTTTGTATAGAAGTCTTTCCACTTCTGACATTTTTTGTAGACATTTACCACggagatttaaaaatatacatttatttataattgtgtATGTCTGAACACACACGCCACGACACACGTGAAGGTTAGAGGACGACTTTGTGGAGTCAATCTTATTTTCCACTGTAGGTTTGGGGCTCAAACTCCAGTCCTTAGACTAATGCTTCTTCTTCCTGCTGAGCCTTCTCGCAGGCCCTATCATGGCAAACTTCACACATGCACCGGGGAAGACAAAACGAATGAAAGAACTTCCATGTCACACCCCCCTCCTCCACTCAATTGGCATCAACAATTACTTTAGCAAGCAGTTATTCTTGCCTAATTTTGTCTTATCTTCTTTGCAAATTTGAGACGTATGCTATCCTAGTCTAttgattgttttgttatttttgaggcaggttttctgcCTTTGTACCTCATACTGGTCTTGACTGATgttactcctgcctcagcttcctgaatggtGAGATATATGTATAAACCACCAAGCCCCACTTTGAAATAGAACTCCCACCCCCATCACTGGAGATGGAACCCCAAACCACGAGcaagccaggcaagcactctaccactgagatacagcTCCAGCCTGAAGACAAATTGTTAACTGTACAATTACTGAATTCTGggctagaaacacacacacacacacacacacacacacacacacacacacacacacacactttttcttgaTTGCTGGGCTTCTACTGAGAAGGTGTCTGATGATCACAGTGAGGCAGACTCCCCTGAAGAGGCCACAGGAAAATGTGCCATTCCCAGGGATCCCAGCTGGGATCTATGCGGGTGGGTGAGGACCATTTTTCCAGCTGTTCTAGAACCAGGCAGGTGTGGTTCTTAGCTCAGGGAAGAGCTTGGAAGTCTCCTGCCTAAAGGGCAGCCACCAGGGGTCAGGATGGGGCTAGAGATCCTGCTGCTGGGAAAGGGTAGGAATGGCTGGCGTCCAGACACTGCAGTTCCTCTGTTGGGCCACTGCTGGCTGTGGCACAGCTAGACCCCTATTCCTCAGATCATGATTCCAGAATGTTCTGCAAAAACGTCCTTCTCTGACTGTACCAGTTTTTCTCAGCTTGTTGAAAAGGGAGATTCTGAGAAGCCCACATCCATGCTCTGGGTGTGTCCTTCagagtgattttctttttaatctgagTGGTCAAAGTCTGtattaaatatcttaaa
The Cricetulus griseus strain 17A/GY chromosome 1 unlocalized genomic scaffold, alternate assembly CriGri-PICRH-1.0 chr1_1, whole genome shotgun sequence genome window above contains:
- the Jph4 gene encoding junctophilin-4 isoform X2, with product MSPGGKFDFDDGGCYVGGWEAGRAHGYGVCTGPGAQGEYSGCWAHGFESLGVFTGPGGHSYQGHWQQGKREGLGVERKSRWTYRGEWLGGLKGRSGVWESVSGLRYAGLWKDGFQDGYGTETYSDGGTYQGQWQAGKRHGYGVRQSVPYHQAALLRSPRRTSLDSGHSDPPTPPPPLPLPGDEGGSPASGSRGGFVLAGPGDANGASSRKRTPAAGGFFRRSLLLSGLRAGGRRSSLGSKRGSLRSEVSSEVGSTGPPGSEASGPPIPAPPALIEGSATEVYAGEWRADRRSGYGVSQRSNGLRYEGEWLGNRRHGYGRTTRPDGSREEGKYKRNRLVHGGRVRSLLPLALRRGKVKEKVDRAVEGARRAVSAARQRQEIAAARAADALLKAVAASSVAEKAVEAARMAKLIAQDLQPMLEAPGRRPRHDSGGSDTEPLDEDSPGVYENGLTPSEGSPELPSSPAPSHQPWRAPACRSPLPPGGDWGPFSSPKAWPEEWGGPGEQAEELAGYEAEDEAGTQGPGPRDGSPLLGGCSDSSGSLREEEGEEDEESLPQLRAPGGSEPEPVTMPVLRGLSSRGPDAGCLTEEFEEPAATERPAQPEAANPLVVGAVALLDLSLAFLFSQLLT